The Salvelinus namaycush isolate Seneca chromosome 11, SaNama_1.0, whole genome shotgun sequence DNA window ATTGCTCTGTTTAAGCAGGTCGATATCCTAATATCACAGCATCCTTGAATCCTGATATCTAATATCACAGCACCAGTTCTGTAAAGAGAGAATTTCACAACATCAGGAACAATCTGTGTCATTGGTTCATAATCATGTGACTCATAGATGCTACTGAACACAAGTGTAAAACACGAAAATGCAATAATCATGTGGAGTTTCACCAAAGTCGTTAACTCCTGCTCATCTCCCCTGGCGTGAACAGAGCCACATATCATTTCGTATGGAGTTGCACATAAGTTCACCCCTTCTGTGTTCCCCTGATGTGAATGCAGCAACCTTAAATTGTATGGAGTTGCAGTCTGCacttcactaaattcccctgacgtGAATAAAGCTACCTTATTTTGTTAAATTCCCCTGACGTGAATAAAGCTACCTTATTTTGTTAAATTCCCCTGATGTGAATAAAGCTACCTTAATTCACAAAATTCTCCTGACGTGAATAAAGATACCTTGTCATCTAGAGTTACAGCCACAATGGGTATCCTGGGGTAACGTAATCTCTTGAATCGTATGGAATTGCACCGAAGTTTCACGCCTGCTATGTTCCCCTAATGTCAACGCAGCAACCTTGAAATGTACTTTGAACATTATTCATTTTGATACATCGGCCCATGGCACAGGGCTGTGTAAAAGACTATCTGAGGTGGCATACCTACTGTATTTGGCTTAATATAATATACTCTATAGTAGGTGTATTCAAATCTTACCCTACGAGATCCAGAGCACTGctagttttctgttctacctgatcattaattgcACCCATCTGGTGTttcaggtctaaatcagtccctgaatAGAAGGGAAGAATTTATAAAAAGCAGTTGAACTGGCTTCGATGTCAAGATTAGAATTGATGTACtctacagcagggctctccaaccctgttcctggagagctaccctcctgtaggtgtttgctccaaccccagttgtaactaaccttattcagcttatcaaccagctaattgtTAGAATCAAGTGTGCTAGATTtgggttggagtgaaaacttacaggacggtagctctccaagaacagggttggaAGACCCTGCTCTATTGGGGCATTTGAGAAGTTGTCATTTTGAGATGTCATTTGCAATGTGTTGGCTTGTCTCCTCAGGCCAGTGGAACCCTAAAGACTTCACAGCTTACGAGGTGTTCCGTGTCAGTCTGATCACATCTGAGCTGATCGTCCAGGAGATAGAGACCCAGAGGAATGGACTGAAGGCCATCTTCGACATGCAGGGATGGTGCTTCGCTCATGCCCTACAGATCAACTCCTCCCTGGCAAAGAGGATGTCCTCTGTGCTCACGGTAGGCTATCAGTTGAACTTGGTATCAGTTGAActtggttgtgttcattaggacaCCCAatgaaaaatgttttttaaagttTTGCAACTGCAAACAAAAATTTCTTATTGAATCATtacaggtagtccctccctgtttcagtccgttttctttagtttggtgcctaatgaacagaaCCCAGTACTGCTGTTTTTAAAGGGCCCCTCCGCTGCTTTCAGAAATAATCTTAGAATGATCAATACTtttgaaggttagggttaggtctggatccagagttgtctgtattgcagACATCTCATGTTACTCTTACAGAATATAGCTACATACACAATAGCTATACTGTGAATAAGCCTGTAataataatactgtaataagcctCTGTGTAAATGTGATCTTGTCAGGACTCGTTTCCTCTGAAGGTGCGAGGGATCCATCTGATCAATGAGCCCACATTCTTCAAACGCATCTTCACCATGATCCGTCCATTCCTGACTGATAAGATCAAACAGCGGGTCAGTCACCATTCATCACCATTCACATATTCTTGCACTATGACTTTTGCTTCACCTGGATACATCTCTTTCATACATTGTCAACAGGAGTGATGGAGATGATGATAGTGACCTCAGATGTTGTTTAGAGCAGGTGCTTATAACCCATtatgataatgatgataatgcTGCCTCTGATGATAATAATGACAACAGTGATACTAATTCATGTCAATTCCCTTCTGTCTTACTCCTAGATCCACATGCACGGCAGCAACTTCGAAGAGACTCTGAGTGGCTTCTTCTCCAAAGACATTCTCCCCCAGGAGTACGGGGGCAGCGGCCCCTCCATGGAGGAGGTGTGTCAGGAGTGGACCTCCCACATCCTGCAGTCTGAGGAACACCTCACCCAGCTCTCCATCTGCCCTGCAGGAGATGAGGTCACCCCAGACCCCGAGACAGAACCTGACCCTGACAGCCAGTCTGCCTACAGCTCCTGACTCCAAATGAACTACACATCCCAGAGTGCATCTCAATGACCAaccaacaaccacacaacttGTAGCATCCTTCAGAAGTGGATGGGGTGCACAACTTCAGCCCTTGAGGTCTAAGATTATATGCAAGTTTACTACCAGTTTCCTGGTTATTATGTTTGTCAGTTGATGATGGTAGGACCAAGTGCTCAAAAGAGTTGAGTACATTGTGTTTGGAATTAGACCTAGACTACTTTTCTCTATCTCCTGTTTTATGGGTTTTAAAGTATATTAGCAGTATACAGCCAACTGTCTGTTACCATAATGTGTTATAACTAAGACCAAGGTTAAAGATGTATGTTTTAGCTATTTGTTCAATTTTGTGAATACTGTATTATAGACTTGTATAATTATACTATAATTGGTGTTTTAATTACGAAGATTAAAGGtcaattccaccacttttcaacctcatttacATTATCTTCAGCACAATGCCTACATGTGAAAAAACGGCACATTTCTACATTTTGTAGAAAGAAAATATAAAGTTCTAGCCGATGACATAAAAGAAATGTAAGTGATTTTTCAAAAACTGGGGAGCATGAAAATACCCTCCCTCTGGCTAGAAATGTTACAAGTTTTAAAAACTACTTTTTACtctaccctgtgatgtcacaagctaggtttccatccaatttgcaaGAGATGTTCATGCAAATATTATAAAATCTACATTaaacaaatatgcacattttccaaaGGTTTTTTCCCATCAAAACAGATTTGTTGCTGTAcgtcacaggtgtcaaactcattccacggggggccgagtgtctgcgggttttcgctcctcccttgtacttgattgatgaattaacatcactaattagttaggaactccccacacctggttgtctagggctttattgaaaggaaaaaccaaaaacctgcagacactaggccctccgtggaatgagtttgacacccctgctgtacgtgatgacgtagtgcacataaaaaacACTTTTGCGCTAAAGATCTCATGTATCAGATAAAAAAACTAATTCAATGTATTTGCATTACATTTTCCACTCTATGCATGgttttgttttgtcacaaacttgTTATTAATGCCAAACTTGTCCAATCTGGTTTAAGCGCATGCTCTCTAGTTTGCTGATAAAGTGGATGGGTGTCAGGGGAACTCAAGTACTATTTGAGCAGGTCCGGTCACACACatttcctaggtggcaaaggtctGGATGGATGTAATTTATCAgcatagtaaaaaaataaatatttgaaaCACCTCCCAACCCATGCGACCctaaactgttcacacccctcttgttggtggaaataaatgtttatgttttaaagctaatttcttgCACTTGTACACATTTCTTCCATgtcttgtgtgtgtatatgatacCACTTACAAGGGGTCGAAACCCGACAGAGGaaagaatatatactgtatatatacagtaccagtcaacacacctactcattacagggtttttctttatttttactattttctacattgtagaataatagtgaatacatcaaaactatgaaatacacatatggaatcactgagtaaccaaaaaagtgttacacaaattaaaatataatttatatttgagattcttcaaagtagccaccctttgccttgatgacagctttgcacactctttgcattcgctcaaccagcttcatgaggtagtcacctggaatgcatttaaattaacaggtgtgccttgttaaaatgtaatttgtggaatttctttccttcttaatgcgtttgagccaatcagttgtgacaaggtaggggtgaaatacagaagatagccctatttggtaaaataccaagtctatattatggtggcaagaacagctcaaataagcaaagagaaatgacagtccagcattactttaagacatgaaggtcagtcaatctggaacatttcaagaagttttttcaagtgcagtcgcaaaaaccatcaagcgctatgatgaaactgtctttcatgaggaccacaacaggaaaggaagacccggagttacctctgctgcagaggataaattcattagagttaactacctcagattgcagcccaaataaatgcttcacagagttcaagtaacagacacatctcaacatcaactgttcagaggagactgtgtgaatcaggcctttgtggtcaaattgctgcaaagaaaccactactaaaggacaccaataagaagaagagacttgggcCAAGAATCACGAGCAATGGAccttagaccggtggaaatctgttctttggtctgatgaatccaaattggagatttttggttccaaccgccgtgtctttgtgagacgcagagtagttgaacgtatgatctctgcatgtgtggttcccaccctgaagcatggaggatgtgtgatggtgtgggggtgctttgctggtgacacggttagtgattaatttagaattcaaggcacacttaaccagcatggctaccacagcattctgcagcgatacgccatcccatctggtttgcgcttagtggaacaattatttgtttttcaacaggacaatgacccaaaacccaCGTCACTCAAGGAGCACATTTGTTGTTcctctgtcatgttttgtctttgatcttcatgtcttgtccctgtgcttccctctgctggtcttattaggttctttccctctttctctctctatcgttccgttcctgctcccagctgtttctcattctcctaacgacctcatttactctttcacacctgtcccctattttgccctctgattagagtccctatttctccctctgttttccgcttctgtccttgtcggattcttgtttgatgtttgctgttcctgtgtccttgttccgccctgtcgtgttctttgccttcttcagatgctgcgtgtgagcaggtgtctatgtcagctacggccagtgccttcctgaagcgacctgcagtctgtggtcgcgtctccagtcgttcctctctattgacgagaggatttgaccattgataatatccaggagaatcattatttgtttattactggaataaagactctgttactattacgtcgcttttgggtcctcattcatcagcataacagaagaatccgaccaagatggacccagcgactatggattctctcaacactgccgtcgagttccagggagcaatgctcggcagacacgagcaggaattgtttgctgctcgtcatgccgttgagaccctggccgctcaggtctccgatctctctggacagtttcagagtcttcatctcgtgccaccagctacttcctggtcttccgagtctccggaacctagggttaataacccaccatgttactctgggcagcccactgagtgtcgctcctttctcacccagtgtgatattgtgttctctctccagcccaacacgtactcaagagagagagctcggatcgcttacgtcatatcactccttactggtcgggctcgggagtggggcacagctatctgggaggcaagggctgagtgttctaacgattatcagaactttaaagaggagatgatacgggtttttgatcgttcagtttttgggaaggaggcttccagggccctggcttccctatgtcaaggtgatcgatccataacggattactctatagagtttcgcactcttgctgcctccagtgactggaacgagccggcgttgctcgctcgttttctggagggacttcacgctgaggttaaggatgagattctctcccgggaggttccttccagcgtggactctttgattgcactcgccatccgcatagaacgacgggtagatcttcgtcaccgagctcgtggaagagagctcgcgttaacggtgtttcccctctccgcatctcaaccatctcctcccaccggctcagagactgagcccatgcagctgggaggtattcgcatctcgactaaggagagggaacggagaatcaccaaccgcctttgcctctattgcggttctgcgggacattttgtcatgtcatgtccagtaaaagccagagctcatcagtaagcggagggctactggtgagcgctactactcctgtctctccatcaagatcctgtactactttgtcggtccatctacgctggaccggttcagctgcttcctgcagtgccttgatagactctggggctgagggttgttttatggacgaagcatgggctcggaaacatgacattcctctcagacagttagggaagcccacgcccatgttcgccttagatggtagtcttctccccagtatcagatgtgagacactacctttaaccctcacagtatctggtaaccacagtgagaccatttcctttttgatttttcgttcaccttttacacctgttgttttgggtcatccctggctagtatgtcataatccttctattgattggtctagtaattctatcctatcctggaacgtttcttgtcatgtgaagtgtttaatgtctgctatccctcctgtgtcttctgtcccctctactcaggaggaacctggtgatttgacaggagtgccggaggaatatcatgatctgcgcacggtcttcagtcggtccagagccagctcccttcctcctcaccggtcgtatgattgttgtattgatctccttccggggaccactccccctcggggtagactatactctctgtcggctcccgaacgtaaggctctcgaggattatctgtctgtttctctcaacgccggtaccgtggtgccttcttcctctcccgccggagcgggatttttctttgttaagaagaaggacggtactctgcgcccctgcgtggattatcgagggctgaatgacataacggttaagaatcgttatccgcttccccttatgtcgtcagccttcgagattttgcagggagccaggttctttactaagttggaccttcgtaacgcttaccatctcgtacgcatcagagagggggacgagtggaaaacggcgtttaacactccgttagggcattttgaataccgggttctgccgttcggtctcgctaatgctccagctgtctttcaggcattagttaatgatgtactgagagacatgctgaacatttttgttttcgtttaccttgacgatatcctgattttttcaccgtcactcgagattcatgttcagcacgttcgacgtgtactccagcgccttttagagaattgtctctacgtgaaggctgagaagtgcgcctttcatgtctcctctgtcacatttctcggttctgttatttccgctgaaggcattcagatggatcccgctaaggtccaggctgtcagcgattggcccgttcctaagtcacgtgtcgagttgcagcgctttctcggtttcgctaatttctatcggcgtttcattcgtaatttcggtcaagtggctgcccctctcacagctctgacttctgtcaagacttgctttaagtggtccggttccgcccagggagcttttgatctcctcaagaagcgttttacatccgcccctatccttgttactcctgacgtcactaaacaattcattgtcgaggttgacgcttcagaggtgggcgtgggagccattctgtctcagcgcttccagtctgacgataaggtccatccttgcgcttacttttctcatcgcctgtcgccatcggaacgcaactatgatgtgggtaaccgcgaactgctcgccatccgcttagccataggcgaatggcgacagt harbors:
- the LOC120055843 gene encoding alpha-tocopherol transfer protein-like — encoded protein: MSYSSDMSVKENYYEGDLNSLPDDSNVVQRYLLQLRQRAQKDIIDPQDTLNWSDSFLIKFLRARNFDVELSLKLLINYQRWRRECPEISANLHPSSVLGLLQNNYHGVLRDRDLNGSRVLIYRIGQWNPKDFTAYEVFRVSLITSELIVQEIETQRNGLKAIFDMQGWCFAHALQINSSLAKRMSSVLTDSFPLKVRGIHLINEPTFFKRIFTMIRPFLTDKIKQRIHMHGSNFEETLSGFFSKDILPQEYGGSGPSMEEVCQEWTSHILQSEEHLTQLSICPAGDEVTPDPETEPDPDSQSAYSS